One genomic region from Spirulina subsalsa PCC 9445 encodes:
- the pyk gene encoding pyruvate kinase, whose protein sequence is MQVPLPQAERFGFPVHPQPLVRSPENDRRTKIVATVGPATLHPPVLRQLIEAGATTLRLNFSHGTHEDHQKAIRLIRQTAFELDQPVGILQDLQGPKIRLGRFETGSVVVEKGDRFILTSRKIPCTQERGYVSYAKLAQEVTPGALILIDDGKVEMAVESVDLDNEELHCRVVVGGTLSNNKGVNFPNTNLSISALTAKDREDLMFGLDQGVDWVALSFVCNPHDILEIKEIIASAGKSVPVIAKIEKHEAIEQMEAILSLCDGVMVARGDLGVELPAEQVPLLQKRLIATANQLGIPVITATQMLDSMVNNPRPTRAEVSDVANAILDGTDAVMLSNETAVGSFPVEAVATMAKIATCVEHQLADPNHVNLPTRSIPNAISGAVSHIAKQLDAAAIMTLTKTGATARNVSKFRPQTPILAITPHVDVARQLQLVWGVRPLLVLDLPSTSQTFQAAINVAQEKQLLFDGDLVILTAGTLQGISGSTDLIKVEVVTAVLGQGIGIGEQSITGRARVIRNAKEIANFRPGDILVAPSTNADYVDIIRKASGIITEESSLTSHAAVIGLRLGVPVIVGLKNATDVIRDGAILTLDSQRGLVYFGSKPTAQNNGVGVSLPLF, encoded by the coding sequence ATGCAAGTGCCGCTTCCCCAAGCTGAACGTTTCGGATTTCCGGTTCATCCTCAACCGTTGGTGCGATCGCCTGAAAATGATCGTCGCACCAAAATTGTCGCCACCGTCGGACCGGCCACCCTCCACCCCCCGGTTCTCCGTCAGCTAATTGAAGCGGGAGCAACAACCCTACGGTTAAACTTCTCCCACGGCACCCATGAAGACCATCAAAAAGCCATTCGTTTAATCCGTCAGACCGCCTTTGAACTGGATCAACCTGTGGGGATTTTACAAGACCTTCAAGGGCCTAAAATCCGCCTCGGACGCTTTGAAACCGGGTCAGTCGTCGTGGAAAAAGGCGATCGCTTCATCCTCACCAGTCGCAAAATTCCCTGCACCCAAGAACGGGGATACGTCAGTTATGCCAAACTCGCCCAAGAAGTCACCCCCGGCGCCCTCATCCTCATTGACGACGGCAAAGTAGAAATGGCCGTCGAATCCGTTGATCTCGACAACGAAGAACTCCATTGTCGCGTCGTCGTCGGCGGCACCCTCTCCAACAACAAAGGAGTCAACTTCCCCAACACCAACCTCTCCATTAGCGCCCTCACCGCCAAAGACCGAGAAGACCTAATGTTTGGACTCGATCAAGGCGTGGATTGGGTCGCCCTCAGTTTCGTCTGCAATCCCCACGACATCCTCGAAATTAAAGAAATCATCGCCAGCGCCGGAAAATCCGTCCCCGTCATCGCCAAAATTGAGAAACACGAAGCCATCGAACAGATGGAAGCCATCCTCTCCCTCTGTGATGGCGTAATGGTCGCCCGGGGCGACCTAGGAGTAGAACTCCCCGCCGAACAAGTCCCCCTCCTACAAAAACGCCTCATTGCCACCGCCAACCAATTGGGCATTCCCGTGATTACGGCCACCCAAATGTTAGACAGCATGGTAAACAACCCCCGCCCCACCCGGGCGGAAGTCTCCGACGTAGCCAACGCCATCCTTGATGGCACCGATGCCGTCATGCTCTCCAACGAAACCGCCGTAGGCAGTTTCCCCGTCGAAGCCGTCGCCACAATGGCCAAAATTGCCACCTGTGTAGAACACCAACTCGCCGACCCCAATCACGTCAACCTACCCACCCGGTCAATTCCCAACGCCATTTCCGGAGCCGTGAGTCACATCGCCAAACAACTAGACGCGGCCGCCATCATGACCCTAACCAAAACCGGAGCCACAGCGCGCAACGTCTCCAAATTCCGCCCCCAGACCCCCATTTTAGCCATTACCCCCCATGTAGATGTCGCCCGACAATTACAACTCGTTTGGGGAGTCAGACCCTTGTTAGTGTTGGATTTACCCTCCACCAGCCAAACCTTCCAAGCCGCCATCAATGTGGCTCAAGAAAAACAACTGCTCTTTGATGGAGATTTAGTCATCCTCACCGCCGGCACCCTCCAAGGGATTTCCGGCTCCACCGACCTAATTAAAGTCGAAGTCGTGACCGCCGTCCTCGGTCAAGGAATTGGCATTGGGGAACAGTCCATCACCGGACGGGCGAGAGTGATTCGCAACGCCAAAGAAATCGCCAACTTCCGACCGGGAGATATTCTAGTCGCCCCTTCCACCAATGCCGACTATGTAGATATCATTCGTAAAGCCTCCGGAATTATTACCGAAGAGTCCAGCTTAACCAGCCATGCCGCCGTGATTGGCTTGCGTCTAGGCGTTCCCGTGATTGTAGGCTTGAAAAATGCCACCGATGTCATTCGGGATGGTGCCATTTTAACCCTCGATTCTCAACGGGGATTAGTCTATTTTGGCTCAAAACCCACCGCTCAAAATAACGGTGTTGGGGTGTCCTTACCTCTGTTTTAA
- a CDS encoding type II toxin-antitoxin system RelE/ParE family toxin has translation MRQGDRNCSSASDSRGSSPISKKSRTFSKPGNLHFQYRYPRNRIDDYIIFYRVRGEMVEILRVVHGRQDLEELFKL, from the coding sequence ATGCGCCAGGGCGATCGCAATTGTAGTTCGGCTTCTGACTCAAGAGGATCCAGTCCAATATCAAAAAAGTCTAGAACTTTTTCAAAACCCGGAAATCTTCATTTCCAATACCGTTATCCTAGAAACCGAATAGATGACTACATTATTTTTTATCGGGTCAGAGGGGAAATGGTGGAAATTTTGCGGGTTGTGCATGGCAGACAAGACCTAGAAGAATTGTTTAAACTTTGA
- the trmB gene encoding tRNA (guanosine(46)-N7)-methyltransferase TrmB has product MARVRVRQHVNPLSRKYQQPMTPPPWEQVFRFPQQPLHLDIGCARGRFLLDLAPLQPDWNFLGLEIREPLVIEANQKRDEVGLHNLAYLFSNINIDAEILLQSLPQGVLQRVSIQFPDPWFKQRQSKRRVVQPELVAILAQYLPVGGGVFLQSDVEGMAVEMRDRFQEHPAFHLTHPSPWLKENPLPVTTERERATLAKSEPVYRCWFERI; this is encoded by the coding sequence TTGGCTAGAGTGCGCGTCCGTCAGCACGTTAACCCTTTAAGTCGTAAATATCAACAACCCATGACCCCTCCGCCGTGGGAACAGGTGTTCAGGTTCCCCCAACAGCCTCTACATCTAGATATTGGCTGTGCGCGGGGGAGATTTTTGTTAGACTTAGCCCCCTTGCAACCGGATTGGAACTTTTTAGGGTTAGAAATTCGAGAACCTTTGGTGATAGAAGCGAATCAAAAGCGGGATGAGGTGGGGTTGCACAATTTGGCTTATCTGTTCAGTAACATTAACATTGATGCTGAGATTTTGCTGCAATCCTTACCCCAAGGTGTTTTACAACGAGTCTCTATCCAATTTCCGGATCCGTGGTTTAAGCAACGACAAAGCAAGCGCCGTGTGGTGCAACCGGAGTTAGTGGCTATTTTGGCGCAATACCTCCCTGTGGGGGGGGGAGTCTTCTTACAGTCGGATGTAGAGGGAATGGCGGTGGAAATGCGCGATCGCTTCCAAGAACACCCCGCTTTCCACTTAACCCATCCTAGCCCTTGGTTAAAGGAAAATCCCTTACCCGTCACCACAGAACGAGAACGGGCTACGCTAGCGAAGTCTGAACCCGTTTATCGCTGTTGGTTTGAGCGGATTTAG
- a CDS encoding AAA family ATPase gives MNTVANLSGYQILEQLYAGTRTLVYRGTRNSDQQPVVIKILRDEYPHFHDLLQFRNQYTIAKNLNHPGIIQPLALESSNNTYALVMEDLGDIALSEYLKPDKDSNSKYKALPLIDFLDIAIQLTDILYYLHENRVIHKDIKPANLLIHPQTHKVKLIDFSIASLLPRETQEIENANALEGTLSYISPEQTGRMNRGVDYRSDFYSLGVTFYELLTRVLPFTSEDALELVHCHLAKQPPPLDQINPQIPSVLAKIVNKLMAKNAENRYKSALGIKHDLEKCLTQLSETCRIEEFPLGQHDICDRFIIPETLYGRQAEVQTILTAFEKVSDGASEMILVAGFSGIGKTAVIQEVHKPIVRQRGYFIQGKFDQFHGNIPFSAFVQAFRDLIGQLLSESDPEIERWKTGILEAVGENGQLLINVLPELEQIIGQQPPVVELSGIAAQNRFNLLLQKFLQVFTHPEHPLVLFLDDLQWVDSASLNLLKTLFDHSSYLLLLGAYRDNEVSPVHPLMLTLEELRKNQVNFTTIALPPLTAETVNQFVADTLNCELSIAQPLSKLVYQKTQGNPFFATQFLKALHEEKLITFNWKINHWQCDIAQVQALAITDDVVEFMALQLQKLPPETQNSLKLAACIGADFDLETLAIVSQTTPEIAAISLWEALQEGLVIPMTKIYKFFTKLGNEKILKGAANPTYRFLHDRIQQASYSLIPEPEKKATHLKIGQLLEQNLSEEDTEDRLFDIVVHFNLAQDLIPLEQREHLAQLNLAAGLKARNSTAYLAARNFIQLGLQFLGENSWRNQYELTLNLHVAAAETAYLNADFEGMTQEANEVLKQAQNSLDPVKIYEIQIKALVAQSQMLEAIAQGEQALTQLGVAFSAQADETLVNHTLQTVTRQLAEQEIEELVNLPVMTHPQTVAAMEILAILFAPIFLANPNLLPLLSGTMVNLSLEFGNSPVSTIGYAMYGMVLSAFFGEVQTGYRCGRVALTLLQRFDAREFKGITLLMFATFLQHRQEPLRAAIPTLKEGYSAAMEMGDFLYAGYNIFNSFYDSFFAGLRLDDWALDMEKYCIVLEQVKQQSPLTYLKIQQQLVDHLQTVVKQPDILQGKHYDERLMITKHQQDNELTALAVVYIYKLILAYFFGNYTQAEDYITEASQYLMAVGGTFYIPVFHFYAALTYLTRCNDLPEPESSEWFNLALTHQKTLAEWANYAPMNHQHKWELVEAEKSRLLGQKLAALELYDQAIAGAKENEYNQDEGLANELAAKFYRTWGKEKVAAGYMQEAYYCYARWGAKAKVLELERQYSQLLKPILQKPDILTSLQETLVTGTITLSSTSSSISEILDLGTLIKASQTITKEIELDHLLVSLLEIILTNAGANRCVLLLKQGKSLQVVAQLTEGKAPQIVDPIPLGTSPDLPPTVVNKVRRSLETIVLNDPCNQAQFMVDPYIQRCQPKSILCSPILHQGKLIGVFYLENNLTVGAFTSDRVELLKFLCSQAAIALENGRLYQESQQYAQKLEQSLEQLQISEARYRYLATATSQIIWLASPEGVNLDTVHWAAYTGQTPEEVQGTGWLNALHPDDLPHTVEVWQEAVRTKSLYKTEYRIRGADGIYRYFAVQGVPILTEDGNVKEWIGTCTDIDARRRAEDELRRKSAELERTLQELQGMQLQLVQNEKMSALGNLVSGVAHEINNPVGFLKGNIKPALEYIEDLLGLIDLYQAKYPEPDSEIVEEIERIELEFVREDLPQLVSSMWEGIKRIQEISNSLRTFSRADKDYPVACNIHDGIDSTIMILKHRLKGNQNHPEIKVIKDYGELPRLKCYAGQLNQVFMNILSNAVDAVEEGNQGRSYQEIDNKISIKTEILPDEKQVKICIKDNGIGMSPEVQAKIFDDLFTTKEVGKGTGLGLAIAHQIVVEKHQGEIQVNSEQGVGTEFVITLPLL, from the coding sequence ATGAATACTGTCGCCAATTTATCCGGCTACCAAATCCTAGAACAACTCTACGCAGGGACTAGGACTCTAGTCTATAGAGGAACTCGCAACAGTGATCAGCAACCTGTCGTCATTAAGATCCTACGGGATGAATACCCCCATTTTCACGACTTACTACAGTTTCGCAATCAATACACCATCGCCAAAAATCTCAACCATCCCGGCATTATTCAGCCCCTCGCCTTAGAATCCTCTAATAATACCTACGCCTTAGTGATGGAGGATTTGGGCGATATTGCTTTATCTGAGTATCTCAAGCCCGATAAAGATTCAAACTCAAAATATAAGGCTTTGCCGTTAATTGATTTTCTGGATATTGCCATCCAATTAACAGATATTCTCTATTATCTCCATGAGAACAGAGTTATTCATAAAGATATTAAACCCGCTAATCTTTTAATTCATCCTCAAACCCATAAAGTTAAACTGATTGACTTTAGTATTGCTTCTTTATTACCCAGAGAAACCCAAGAAATTGAAAATGCTAATGCTTTAGAGGGGACACTTTCCTATATTTCTCCAGAACAAACCGGGCGGATGAATCGGGGGGTGGATTACCGCAGTGATTTTTATTCGTTAGGGGTGACTTTTTATGAATTATTGACGCGAGTTTTACCTTTTACCTCAGAGGATGCTCTGGAATTAGTCCATTGCCACCTCGCCAAACAACCCCCACCCCTTGATCAGATTAATCCACAAATTCCCTCAGTTTTGGCTAAAATTGTCAATAAATTAATGGCAAAAAATGCCGAAAACCGCTATAAAAGTGCTTTAGGAATTAAACATGATTTAGAAAAATGTTTAACCCAACTCAGCGAAACCTGCCGTATTGAAGAGTTCCCCCTCGGACAGCACGACATTTGCGATCGCTTTATCATCCCAGAAACCCTCTATGGTCGTCAAGCCGAGGTTCAGACCATCCTCACCGCCTTTGAAAAAGTCAGTGACGGGGCGAGTGAAATGATTCTCGTTGCAGGTTTTTCTGGCATTGGAAAAACAGCCGTTATTCAGGAAGTCCACAAACCCATTGTACGCCAACGGGGTTACTTTATTCAAGGGAAATTTGACCAATTTCATGGCAATATTCCCTTTTCTGCTTTTGTGCAAGCTTTCCGCGACTTAATCGGGCAATTACTCTCAGAATCTGACCCAGAAATTGAACGATGGAAAACGGGCATTCTCGAAGCCGTAGGAGAAAACGGACAACTCCTAATTAATGTCCTTCCAGAATTAGAACAAATCATTGGTCAACAGCCTCCCGTCGTAGAATTATCTGGTATTGCAGCCCAGAATCGCTTTAACCTTCTTCTGCAAAAATTCCTGCAAGTTTTCACCCATCCAGAACATCCTCTCGTCCTATTTTTAGATGACCTGCAATGGGTAGATTCTGCCTCCCTGAACCTATTAAAAACCCTATTCGATCATTCCAGTTACTTACTGCTTTTAGGCGCGTACCGAGATAATGAAGTATCTCCCGTTCACCCCCTGATGCTCACCCTTGAAGAACTGAGAAAAAATCAAGTTAACTTTACCACAATTGCGCTCCCTCCCTTAACCGCAGAAACTGTTAATCAATTCGTAGCCGACACCCTAAACTGTGAACTAAGTATCGCTCAACCACTAAGCAAATTAGTTTATCAAAAAACCCAAGGTAATCCTTTCTTTGCGACCCAATTTCTCAAAGCACTCCATGAAGAAAAACTGATTACCTTTAACTGGAAAATCAACCATTGGCAATGTGATATTGCTCAAGTTCAAGCTTTAGCCATCACCGATGATGTTGTAGAGTTCATGGCCTTACAACTGCAAAAACTCCCCCCGGAAACCCAAAATAGTCTAAAACTAGCGGCTTGTATTGGGGCAGATTTTGACTTAGAAACCCTCGCCATTGTCAGCCAAACCACCCCAGAAATTGCAGCAATCAGTCTCTGGGAAGCCTTACAAGAAGGATTAGTCATTCCCATGACTAAAATCTATAAATTCTTTACCAAACTGGGCAATGAGAAAATATTAAAAGGGGCGGCTAATCCGACCTATCGCTTCCTCCACGACCGCATTCAACAAGCCAGTTATTCATTGATTCCTGAGCCAGAAAAAAAAGCCACTCATTTAAAAATTGGGCAGCTTTTAGAGCAAAACTTATCCGAGGAGGATACAGAAGATCGACTATTTGATATTGTCGTTCACTTCAACCTTGCCCAAGACCTAATCCCCCTAGAACAACGAGAACATCTGGCACAGCTTAACCTAGCGGCAGGTCTGAAAGCGCGCAACTCTACCGCTTATCTTGCCGCCCGAAACTTTATCCAACTGGGGCTACAATTCCTAGGCGAAAATAGTTGGAGAAATCAGTATGAACTAACCCTAAATCTTCATGTAGCTGCCGCAGAAACCGCTTATTTAAACGCTGATTTTGAGGGAATGACCCAAGAAGCCAATGAGGTGTTAAAACAGGCTCAAAATAGTCTCGATCCCGTGAAAATTTACGAAATCCAAATTAAGGCACTGGTAGCCCAGAGTCAAATGTTGGAGGCGATCGCACAAGGAGAACAAGCCCTCACCCAACTTGGTGTAGCCTTTTCTGCCCAAGCCGACGAAACCTTAGTTAATCATACCCTCCAAACCGTCACCCGCCAACTGGCAGAGCAAGAAATTGAGGAGTTAGTGAACTTACCTGTAATGACTCATCCTCAAACAGTGGCAGCGATGGAAATATTAGCCATCCTCTTTGCTCCCATTTTCCTAGCTAATCCAAATCTGCTCCCCTTACTATCAGGAACAATGGTCAATCTTTCCCTTGAGTTTGGCAATTCTCCCGTTTCTACGATTGGTTATGCCATGTATGGGATGGTTTTGTCGGCCTTTTTTGGCGAAGTCCAAACCGGCTATCGTTGCGGACGAGTGGCCTTAACGCTACTCCAGCGATTCGATGCGCGAGAATTTAAGGGAATTACCCTTTTGATGTTTGCCACCTTCTTACAACATCGTCAAGAACCGTTACGTGCTGCTATTCCCACCTTAAAAGAAGGCTATTCAGCCGCGATGGAAATGGGAGATTTTCTCTATGCCGGGTACAATATTTTTAATTCCTTTTACGACAGTTTCTTTGCCGGATTGCGCCTTGATGATTGGGCGTTAGATATGGAAAAATATTGCATTGTTTTAGAGCAAGTTAAACAACAATCTCCCTTAACTTATTTGAAGATTCAACAACAGTTAGTAGACCACTTGCAAACCGTAGTAAAACAACCTGACATTTTACAAGGTAAGCACTATGATGAAAGGCTGATGATTACCAAACATCAGCAAGATAATGAATTAACCGCTTTGGCGGTGGTTTATATTTATAAACTGATTCTCGCCTATTTCTTTGGTAACTATACTCAGGCCGAAGATTATATTACCGAAGCTAGTCAGTATTTGATGGCAGTCGGGGGAACATTCTACATTCCCGTTTTTCATTTTTACGCCGCTTTAACCTATCTCACCCGATGTAATGATTTACCGGAACCGGAGTCCTCTGAATGGTTTAATTTAGCCCTAACCCATCAAAAAACCTTAGCAGAATGGGCGAATTATGCCCCCATGAACCATCAACATAAATGGGAGTTAGTAGAAGCCGAAAAATCTCGCCTTTTGGGGCAAAAATTAGCGGCACTTGAATTATACGATCAAGCTATTGCCGGAGCAAAGGAAAATGAATATAACCAAGATGAAGGATTAGCCAATGAACTAGCAGCCAAGTTTTATCGCACTTGGGGGAAAGAAAAAGTAGCGGCTGGTTATATGCAGGAGGCCTATTATTGTTATGCTCGCTGGGGGGCTAAAGCCAAAGTCTTAGAGTTAGAACGGCAGTATAGTCAATTGCTTAAACCCATTTTACAAAAACCGGACATTTTGACCTCCTTACAGGAAACCCTTGTTACAGGAACAATTACCTTAAGCAGCACCTCTAGCAGTATTTCAGAGATTTTAGATTTAGGAACTTTAATCAAGGCTTCTCAAACTATAACCAAGGAAATTGAACTAGATCATCTGTTGGTTAGCTTATTAGAAATTATCCTAACTAATGCGGGAGCTAATCGGTGTGTTTTGCTGTTGAAACAGGGGAAATCTTTACAAGTAGTGGCTCAATTAACCGAGGGAAAAGCCCCCCAAATTGTAGACCCCATTCCATTAGGAACAAGTCCAGACTTACCTCCAACCGTTGTGAACAAAGTCCGACGCAGTTTAGAAACGATTGTGTTAAATGATCCCTGTAATCAGGCGCAATTTATGGTTGATCCTTATATCCAACGCTGTCAACCTAAAAGTATTTTATGCAGCCCCATTCTCCATCAAGGAAAACTGATTGGGGTATTTTATCTAGAGAATAATCTCACCGTGGGGGCATTTACAAGCGATCGCGTAGAACTGCTAAAATTCCTCTGTTCTCAAGCTGCCATTGCCTTAGAAAATGGGCGACTCTACCAAGAATCTCAACAGTATGCCCAAAAATTAGAACAATCCCTAGAACAACTGCAAATCAGCGAAGCCCGCTATCGTTATCTTGCCACAGCCACCTCTCAGATTATCTGGTTAGCCAGTCCAGAAGGGGTAAACCTTGATACTGTCCACTGGGCAGCGTATACTGGACAAACACCGGAAGAAGTGCAGGGGACAGGATGGCTCAATGCTTTACACCCCGACGATCTCCCCCATACGGTGGAAGTGTGGCAGGAAGCCGTAAGAACAAAAAGCCTGTATAAAACAGAATACCGCATCCGGGGGGCTGATGGAATTTATCGTTACTTTGCCGTGCAAGGAGTGCCGATTCTCACTGAAGATGGCAACGTGAAAGAATGGATTGGCACCTGTACAGATATTGATGCGCGTCGTCGCGCAGAAGATGAACTGCGGCGCAAATCTGCCGAACTAGAACGCACTTTACAAGAATTACAAGGGATGCAATTGCAATTAGTCCAGAATGAAAAAATGTCCGCTTTAGGAAATTTAGTTTCTGGGGTAGCCCATGAAATTAATAATCCTGTTGGCTTCTTAAAAGGGAATATTAAACCTGCTTTAGAATATATCGAAGATTTGTTAGGTTTAATCGACCTCTACCAAGCTAAATATCCTGAACCAGATTCAGAGATTGTCGAAGAAATAGAGCGGATTGAGTTAGAGTTTGTGCGGGAAGATTTACCCCAACTGGTTTCCTCCATGTGGGAAGGAATTAAACGCATTCAAGAGATTAGCAATAGCTTGAGAACCTTTTCCCGTGCTGATAAAGATTACCCCGTTGCTTGCAATATTCATGATGGCATAGATAGCACCATCATGATTTTAAAACATCGTCTCAAAGGCAATCAAAACCACCCGGAGATTAAGGTCATCAAAGACTATGGGGAGTTACCCCGGCTGAAGTGCTATGCTGGGCAACTGAATCAAGTTTTCATGAATATTCTTAGTAATGCTGTGGATGCAGTGGAGGAAGGGAATCAAGGGCGAAGCTATCAAGAAATCGATAATAAAATTTCGATTAAAACGGAAATTTTACCCGATGAGAAACAAGTCAAAATTTGTATCAAAGATAATGGTATAGGAATGAGTCCAGAAGTACAAGCTAAGATATTTGATGATTTATTTACTACCAAAGAAGTAGGAAAAGGAACAGGTTTAGGTTTAGCCATTGCCCACCAAATTGTAGTAGAAAAACATCAGGGCGAGATTCAGGTGAATTCTGAACAAGGCGTAGGTACTGAATTTGTGATTACTTTACCCCTCCTTTAG
- a CDS encoding fatty acid desaturase family protein produces MLNPGQQLYQKLRQELAQTDFFKPDLGHHLRRLFLYGGLHLISFWGVFYFAHSGWRWVALLGLALSNLQFYFFAHDAGHYSLSRRKIINFLVGEFSMSFLGGGSFHFWQHKHNLHHRYCNEEKNDPDVEALFVKFYADDTTERPGWIRWIVKNQAVLVWFLAMFHNFDYLRLSWLYIAKHRKLCQREMVLAPLHFCVYFFLPAVVLGWQMAVVNYLFITAVTGILLVKLFAVNHIGMPTIPPDHNLSFLEQQVITSRNVLVPRWLDDYFGGLNYQIEHHLFPWVPISRYRGASPVVKAFCQQHGIPYHEENLFSAMMGVERHLAHMAATEKSA; encoded by the coding sequence GTGTTAAATCCAGGTCAACAATTATATCAGAAACTCCGTCAAGAACTTGCACAAACAGACTTCTTTAAACCCGACTTAGGGCATCATCTCCGCCGCTTATTCCTTTATGGTGGATTGCATCTCATTTCATTCTGGGGAGTCTTTTATTTTGCCCACAGTGGCTGGCGTTGGGTCGCCCTGTTGGGTTTAGCATTAAGTAATCTGCAATTTTACTTTTTCGCCCATGATGCGGGTCATTATTCCCTCTCCCGTCGCAAGATTATTAATTTTTTAGTTGGGGAATTCAGTATGAGTTTCTTGGGGGGAGGAAGTTTCCACTTCTGGCAACACAAACATAACCTCCATCATCGTTACTGCAACGAAGAAAAAAATGATCCCGATGTTGAGGCATTGTTTGTCAAATTCTATGCTGATGATACTACGGAAAGACCGGGGTGGATTCGCTGGATCGTTAAGAATCAAGCGGTTTTAGTTTGGTTCTTAGCCATGTTTCATAATTTTGATTACTTACGACTCAGTTGGTTGTATATTGCCAAACATCGGAAACTGTGTCAGCGTGAAATGGTTCTCGCTCCCCTGCATTTTTGCGTTTATTTCTTCCTCCCTGCCGTTGTATTAGGTTGGCAGATGGCTGTAGTGAATTACCTGTTTATCACGGCGGTAACGGGGATTTTATTGGTCAAACTGTTTGCGGTGAATCATATCGGAATGCCGACCATTCCGCCGGATCACAATTTATCGTTTTTGGAGCAACAGGTGATTACCTCGCGCAATGTATTAGTTCCCCGTTGGCTTGATGACTATTTTGGGGGATTAAATTATCAGATTGAACATCATTTATTCCCCTGGGTTCCGATTAGTCGCTATCGTGGGGCGAGTCCTGTGGTCAAGGCGTTTTGTCAACAACATGGCATTCCTTACCATGAGGAAAATTTATTCTCCGCTATGATGGGGGTAGAGCGTCATCTAGCACACATGGCCGCCACGGAGAAATCCGCATGA
- a CDS encoding NAD(+) kinase, protein MQLKQVIIIHKARNRDSEVWAEKCARQLEQLHCRVLVGPSGPKDNPYPVFLASITQPIDLAVVLGGDGTALAAARHLAAEGIPILAVNVGGTLGFLTEPFEVFQDTEQVWERLIGDRYAVQTRMMLQANILEGSRTHPQIVGDSVLCLNEICIKPASVDRMPTTVIEMEVDGEVVDQYHGDGLIVATPTGSTCYNASANGPIIHPGMQAIAVTPICPLSLSSRPIILPPGSVVHAWPLGDYELNTKLWTDGVIGTQIWPGQRAEVQMAQCHAKFIILREKYSFYQTLREKLQWAGTRVLHSNNHHAT, encoded by the coding sequence GTGCAACTCAAACAGGTCATCATTATCCACAAAGCAAGAAACCGGGATAGTGAGGTGTGGGCGGAAAAATGCGCCCGTCAGTTGGAACAGCTTCACTGTCGCGTTTTAGTCGGTCCCAGTGGTCCCAAAGATAATCCCTACCCGGTGTTTTTGGCCTCAATTACCCAACCCATTGATTTAGCGGTGGTGTTAGGGGGGGATGGGACGGCTTTAGCGGCAGCGCGTCATTTAGCGGCGGAAGGGATTCCCATTTTGGCGGTGAATGTGGGGGGGACTTTGGGCTTTCTGACGGAGCCCTTTGAGGTGTTTCAAGACACGGAACAGGTTTGGGAACGGTTAATCGGCGATCGCTATGCTGTGCAAACTCGGATGATGTTACAGGCGAATATCCTTGAAGGTAGCCGCACCCACCCTCAAATTGTCGGCGATTCGGTACTGTGTTTAAACGAAATCTGCATCAAGCCCGCCAGTGTTGACCGAATGCCTACCACTGTCATTGAAATGGAAGTGGATGGGGAAGTGGTGGATCAGTATCACGGGGATGGTTTAATTGTCGCCACCCCCACCGGATCTACTTGTTACAATGCTTCGGCCAATGGTCCAATCATTCATCCGGGAATGCAGGCGATCGCCGTTACCCCCATTTGTCCCCTCAGTTTATCCAGTCGTCCCATTATCCTCCCCCCCGGTTCCGTCGTTCACGCTTGGCCTTTGGGGGATTATGAACTCAACACCAAATTATGGACCGACGGGGTAATTGGTACCCAAATTTGGCCGGGACAACGGGCTGAAGTGCAAATGGCACAATGTCACGCTAAGTTTATTATCCTGCGGGAAAAATACTCGTTTTATCAAACCCTACGGGAAAAACTCCAATGGGCTGGAACAAGGGTTCTTCATAGTAACAATCATCACGCAACCTAA